A genomic stretch from Desulfatitalea tepidiphila includes:
- a CDS encoding ABC transporter permease — protein sequence MFEDKVIPLDVWVSQFVDWLVDNYRHVFQAIKWPIEQTLNGFDTGLNALPPLLVIVLIAVAAWRFSGISLAIFSMITMTLIGLLGLWGESMTTLAMVLSAVIFCAIVGIPLGIVAGRSDRFEAWIRPALDAMQTTPAFVYLVPIVMLFSVGNVAGVLATIIFSIPPIIRLTSLGIRQVHPELVEAAQAFGATNWQVLRRVQVPLAMPTILAGLNQTIMMALSMVVIAALIGAGGLGSPVMLGLNTLDIGRAVIGGLAIVLMAIVLDRITQSMAQKR from the coding sequence ATGTTTGAAGATAAAGTAATTCCCCTGGATGTATGGGTGTCCCAGTTCGTCGATTGGCTGGTAGACAATTATCGGCATGTGTTTCAGGCCATCAAGTGGCCCATCGAGCAGACGTTGAACGGATTCGATACGGGTCTGAACGCTTTGCCGCCGCTTCTGGTCATCGTGTTGATTGCCGTAGCGGCCTGGCGGTTTTCCGGCATTTCGCTGGCGATCTTTTCCATGATCACCATGACGCTGATCGGTCTGCTCGGCCTTTGGGGGGAGTCCATGACCACCCTGGCCATGGTGCTGTCGGCGGTGATTTTCTGCGCCATCGTGGGCATTCCCCTGGGCATTGTCGCCGGGCGCAGCGACCGCTTCGAGGCATGGATCCGGCCGGCCCTGGATGCCATGCAGACCACGCCGGCCTTCGTCTACCTCGTTCCCATCGTCATGCTGTTTTCGGTGGGCAACGTGGCGGGAGTCCTGGCCACGATCATCTTTTCCATTCCGCCCATCATCCGGTTGACCAGCCTGGGCATCCGCCAGGTCCATCCGGAGCTGGTCGAGGCGGCCCAGGCCTTTGGCGCCACCAACTGGCAGGTGCTGCGCCGGGTTCAGGTGCCGCTGGCCATGCCGACCATTCTGGCCGGTCTGAACCAGACCATCATGATGGCCCTGTCCATGGTGGTGATCGCGGCCCTCATCGGTGCCGGCGGTCTCGGATCTCCGGTGATGCTGGGTCTGAACACCCTGGATATCGGTCGGGCGGTGATCGGCGGGTTGGCCATCGTACTCATGGCCATCGTGCTCGATCGCATCACCCAGTCCATGGCACAGAAGCGATAG
- the proV gene encoding glycine betaine/L-proline ABC transporter ATP-binding protein ProV — MESDAKIVVRNLYKIFGSDPDQAMELLARGLEKAEIFEKTGMTVGVNNANFEIHAGEIFVIMGLSGSGKSTIVRMLNRLIEPTSGQVMVDGKDVVKMGQDELVKFRLHNMSMVFQSFALMPHLTVLENAAFGLELAGADKAKQRERAMAALAQVGLEGWEESYPSQLSGGMQQRVGLARGLAVDPDILLMDEAFSALDPLIRTEMQDELLKLQESDQRTIVFISHDLDEALRIGDRIAIMEGGRVVQVGTPEEILQNPADDYVRAFFRGVDPTNVISAGDIVRDTHPTIIKTKVGSLRAAHELLSSSERDHGYVLDAKHRFLGVVSSESLRNAIESSPKGSAIDLAYLHEGVAVRADASMQDILPEVASKAWPVPVVDENNVYKGVVSKNRFLRTLHRTEEQMEENGRHQESAA; from the coding sequence ATGGAGAGCGATGCCAAGATCGTCGTGCGGAATCTTTACAAGATCTTCGGATCAGACCCCGATCAGGCGATGGAGCTGTTGGCCAGGGGCCTCGAAAAGGCGGAAATTTTCGAAAAGACGGGCATGACCGTCGGGGTCAACAACGCCAATTTCGAGATTCACGCCGGGGAAATTTTTGTCATCATGGGGCTGTCCGGTTCGGGCAAATCGACCATCGTGCGCATGCTCAATCGGCTGATCGAGCCCACGTCCGGCCAGGTCATGGTGGATGGCAAGGACGTGGTGAAAATGGGGCAGGATGAACTGGTCAAATTCCGGCTGCACAACATGAGCATGGTCTTTCAATCCTTTGCCTTGATGCCCCATCTGACGGTCCTGGAAAATGCCGCCTTCGGACTGGAGCTGGCCGGCGCGGACAAAGCCAAACAACGCGAGCGCGCCATGGCGGCGCTGGCCCAGGTCGGGCTCGAAGGCTGGGAAGAATCTTATCCCTCGCAATTGAGCGGCGGGATGCAGCAGCGGGTCGGTTTGGCCAGGGGTCTGGCCGTGGATCCGGATATTCTATTGATGGATGAGGCCTTCTCCGCCCTCGATCCGTTGATCCGCACCGAGATGCAGGATGAACTGCTCAAACTTCAGGAGAGTGATCAGCGGACCATCGTGTTCATCTCCCACGATCTGGACGAGGCCCTTCGCATCGGCGATCGGATCGCCATCATGGAGGGCGGCCGGGTGGTGCAGGTCGGGACGCCCGAAGAAATTTTGCAGAATCCGGCCGACGATTATGTGCGCGCGTTCTTCCGGGGCGTGGACCCCACCAATGTCATCTCCGCAGGAGACATCGTCCGCGACACGCATCCCACCATCATCAAGACCAAGGTGGGCAGCCTGCGGGCCGCCCACGAACTGCTCAGCAGCAGCGAGCGCGATCACGGCTATGTGCTCGATGCCAAGCATCGATTCCTGGGCGTCGTCTCTTCCGAGTCGCTGCGAAACGCCATCGAATCCTCTCCCAAGGGCAGCGCCATCGATTTGGCCTATCTTCATGAAGGCGTTGCCGTGAGAGCAGACGCATCCATGCAGGACATATTGCCGGAGGTGGCATCGAAAGCCTGGCCGGTGCCGGTGGTGGATGAGAACAATGTGTACAAAGGGGTGGTGTCGAAGAATCGTTTTCTGAGAACGCTGCATCGCACAGAAGAGCAGATGGAAGAAAATGGCCGCCATCAAGAGAGTGCGGCTTAA
- a CDS encoding MarR family winged helix-turn-helix transcriptional regulator gives MKTDYAGSILLSLRRIIRSIDQHNKQLGKRYELTVPQLVCLRQLLMDGELTPGRLAQRVYLSQATVTGIIDRLEEKGWIVRERSRLDRRKILVRLTGNGARKANGMPWPLQERFSKGLAALKAEDIEQIDAMLKRLVQMMEAPAMPVWAFGPSEAVAADDIHFPE, from the coding sequence ATGAAAACCGACTATGCAGGCAGTATTTTACTGTCCTTGAGACGGATCATACGATCCATCGATCAGCACAACAAGCAGCTTGGAAAGCGATATGAACTCACGGTTCCGCAGCTGGTCTGCCTGCGGCAACTGCTCATGGACGGTGAGCTGACGCCCGGTCGTTTGGCCCAACGCGTCTACTTGAGCCAGGCCACGGTGACCGGCATTATCGATCGGCTGGAAGAAAAAGGATGGATCGTTCGCGAGCGCAGCCGACTGGATCGCCGCAAGATCCTGGTCCGGCTGACGGGGAACGGCGCCCGCAAGGCCAATGGCATGCCATGGCCGCTCCAGGAGCGGTTTTCCAAGGGGCTGGCGGCATTGAAAGCAGAAGATATCGAGCAGATCGACGCCATGCTCAAACGGCTGGTGCAAATGATGGAGGCGCCGGCCATGCCGGTTTGGGCCTTCGGCCCCAGCGAAGCCGTGGCGGCCGATGACATTCACTTCCCGGAATAG
- a CDS encoding shikimate kinase, whose translation MNIVLIGYRGTGKSAVGAEVARRLAMNCVSMDARIVEKAGMSIPQIVERYGWPGFRDRETEVARELSGRDRLVVDTGGGVIERPENMATLGANACVVWLKASVDVIVSRISGGSERPALTSGKSFTDEVAEVLTQRKPKYRAAAHHEIDTDHLSIDQIAHRIVDIYRAVCGQ comes from the coding sequence ATGAATATCGTCCTGATCGGATACCGGGGAACCGGCAAGAGTGCGGTGGGCGCCGAGGTGGCCCGGCGTTTGGCGATGAATTGCGTCTCCATGGACGCCCGCATCGTCGAAAAGGCAGGCATGAGCATCCCCCAAATCGTGGAGCGATACGGCTGGCCCGGCTTTCGGGATAGGGAAACCGAGGTGGCCCGGGAACTGAGCGGCCGGGACCGCCTGGTCGTCGACACCGGCGGCGGCGTGATCGAACGGCCCGAGAACATGGCCACTCTCGGTGCCAATGCTTGCGTGGTGTGGCTCAAGGCCTCGGTGGACGTGATCGTATCGCGAATCTCGGGGGGCAGCGAGCGGCCGGCCCTGACCAGCGGCAAGAGCTTCACCGATGAGGTCGCCGAGGTGCTCACGCAGCGAAAACCCAAGTATCGGGCCGCGGCCCATCACGAGATCGACACCGACCATCTGTCCATCGATCAGATTGCCCATAGGATCGTCGATATTTACCGTGCCGTCTGCGGTCAATGA
- the aroE gene encoding shikimate dehydrogenase translates to MRSPRSIGTSTQFCMVIGNPIAHSLSPAIHNAAFQALHLDFVYLASRVEDVKSALAGMRALSNFRGMSITIPHKIEAMKHVDEIGELDRSIGSINTVIHEGERLVGLGTDGPGALKALTDAGVDLHGRHILMLGAGGAARMIAFTLVRAAQPAQLSILDINAALREGLGADLAAGTRIPVSTQAFTESHLAAAMATADVIIHCTSVGMHPNVDASLVPPTLFRSGQVVFDIVYTPLETRLLADARARGLQTISGVEMFINQAVLQFERFTGVDAPVDVMRQVVMTHLKP, encoded by the coding sequence ATGCGTTCACCCCGATCCATCGGCACCAGCACCCAGTTCTGCATGGTGATCGGCAATCCCATCGCCCACAGCCTTTCGCCGGCCATCCACAACGCCGCCTTCCAGGCCCTGCACTTGGATTTCGTCTACCTGGCCAGCCGGGTCGAAGATGTGAAAAGCGCCTTGGCCGGCATGCGCGCGTTGAGCAACTTCAGGGGCATGAGCATCACCATTCCCCATAAAATAGAAGCCATGAAGCACGTGGACGAGATCGGGGAGCTGGATCGTTCCATCGGGTCTATCAACACCGTGATTCACGAAGGGGAGCGCCTGGTCGGTCTGGGAACGGACGGCCCCGGCGCCCTCAAGGCCTTGACCGACGCCGGGGTGGACCTGCACGGCCGTCACATCCTGATGCTGGGGGCCGGCGGTGCGGCGCGCATGATCGCCTTTACATTGGTGCGCGCCGCGCAACCCGCACAGCTTTCGATTCTGGACATCAACGCCGCCCTGCGCGAAGGGCTCGGCGCGGACCTGGCGGCCGGCACCCGAATCCCCGTCTCTACCCAGGCATTCACCGAAAGCCACCTGGCCGCGGCCATGGCGACAGCCGATGTCATCATCCACTGCACTTCGGTGGGCATGCATCCCAACGTGGACGCCTCCCTGGTGCCGCCAACCCTTTTCCGCTCCGGCCAGGTGGTGTTCGACATCGTCTACACGCCCCTCGAAACCCGTCTTCTGGCCGATGCCAGGGCCCGAGGGCTTCAGACCATCTCCGGCGTGGAGATGTTTATCAACCAGGCGGTGCTGCAGTTCGAACGGTTTACCGGCGTGGATGCGCCAGTGGACGTGATGCGGCAGGTGGTCATGACCCATTTGAAACCATGA
- a CDS encoding cation:proton antiporter domain-containing protein, with protein MGEAVMGQFFMLPALIVGFVIVVLASRQIGQLLAKLKLPLISGFLFTGIVAGPYVLNLIPVDAVRRLRFVDEAALAFIAFAAGAELVLRQLKPRFKTIRYNAYFQIPSIFVLGSAAFFFLSEWISFTRSLPTSQRLAVAMMAGAILVARSPSSAMAVVNELRAKGPFTKTILGVTMIMDVIVITLFSICAAVAATLLTGRTFDLRFLLILVLELFLSAVVGYSLGRWLAAVLSWRLRRGLKTVAVLLTGYGVFVLSSWLRSWSQAHFVIDVLMEPMLICMIAGFVVSNYTPYRTELMKVLHDLGPIVYVAFFTLTGAAISLDILAQCWGIALALFAFRLVAIFISAFCGGQLAGDPIKYNALAWMGYVTQAGVSLGLAKEVAAEFPDWGSVFATLLIAVIVLNQLLGPPLFKWALFLANEVQPRLAAHSLGGVRDALIFGLDGESLALARLLQSNGWEVKIATNQVRYAQHSSQNPEIEIHPISDVSLECFNRLGVAQADAIVAMLSDEENYRICELAQEYFTAQNLVVRLNERSHARRFHHLGALVVEPSTAVVNLLDQFVRSPSAATLLLGLEKGREVIEFELRNPDLDGFAVRDLLLPLDIHIISIRRHGELIVCGGFTQLQVGDWLTVVGSRPSLEQMMLQFGENRDHAVLSMVGRAVPKQMVFKRLEKEVREISCGGEGDLCKVRYRQALDNSSILDFNDPMHVDSFFRRAAEALSESLGVSSDTVYGLLVEREKESSTALRPDLAIPHIIIEGTGTFHILLARCKAGIYFSELAPRVTAVVVLAGTRDQRNQHLFALSTIAKQVQQPQFQERWLRARNIWALRNIVQV; from the coding sequence ATGGGTGAAGCCGTGATGGGCCAATTTTTCATGCTGCCGGCATTGATCGTTGGTTTTGTGATCGTCGTTCTGGCATCCAGGCAGATTGGCCAGCTTCTGGCAAAACTCAAGCTTCCTCTGATCAGCGGTTTTTTGTTCACCGGGATCGTTGCGGGTCCCTACGTGTTGAATCTCATTCCTGTCGATGCGGTCCGGCGTCTCAGGTTCGTGGATGAAGCGGCCCTTGCCTTTATTGCCTTTGCCGCAGGTGCGGAATTGGTGCTTCGCCAGCTCAAACCCAGGTTTAAAACCATTCGATACAACGCCTATTTTCAGATTCCATCCATTTTCGTTCTGGGTAGTGCCGCTTTTTTCTTCCTGTCCGAGTGGATCTCTTTTACCCGTTCCCTGCCGACCTCCCAACGGCTTGCGGTTGCTATGATGGCCGGTGCCATCCTGGTGGCCCGATCGCCATCGTCGGCCATGGCGGTAGTGAACGAGCTGCGGGCAAAAGGCCCGTTTACCAAAACGATCCTGGGCGTAACGATGATCATGGATGTGATTGTGATCACGTTGTTCAGCATCTGCGCCGCCGTGGCCGCAACCCTGCTTACCGGGCGAACCTTCGATCTGCGCTTTTTATTGATCCTGGTCCTGGAGCTGTTCCTCTCCGCGGTCGTCGGATACTCTCTCGGCCGGTGGCTGGCAGCTGTGTTATCCTGGCGACTGCGTCGCGGCCTGAAGACCGTCGCGGTGCTGTTGACCGGCTATGGGGTTTTTGTCCTGTCTTCGTGGCTTCGATCTTGGTCCCAGGCCCATTTCGTCATCGATGTGCTGATGGAGCCCATGCTCATCTGTATGATCGCGGGCTTTGTGGTCAGCAACTACACTCCCTATCGCACCGAGTTGATGAAGGTGCTCCATGATCTCGGACCCATCGTTTATGTCGCCTTTTTTACGCTTACCGGCGCCGCCATCTCCTTGGATATCCTGGCTCAATGCTGGGGAATCGCGCTCGCCCTCTTTGCTTTTCGCCTGGTCGCCATTTTCATCAGCGCTTTTTGCGGGGGACAGCTGGCCGGTGATCCGATCAAATACAATGCCCTTGCCTGGATGGGTTACGTGACCCAGGCCGGCGTCAGCCTGGGTCTGGCCAAGGAGGTGGCCGCGGAGTTTCCCGACTGGGGATCGGTTTTTGCGACGCTGCTCATCGCGGTGATCGTGTTGAATCAGCTGTTGGGGCCGCCGCTGTTCAAATGGGCCCTGTTCCTGGCCAATGAAGTCCAGCCGCGGCTGGCTGCCCATAGCCTCGGCGGCGTGCGTGATGCGCTCATTTTTGGTTTGGACGGGGAGTCCCTGGCCCTGGCGCGCCTGCTGCAATCCAATGGGTGGGAGGTCAAGATCGCCACCAATCAGGTGCGCTACGCCCAACATTCGTCCCAGAACCCGGAAATCGAAATCCATCCCATCAGCGACGTGAGCCTCGAATGCTTCAACCGGTTGGGGGTCGCCCAGGCCGACGCCATCGTGGCCATGCTATCCGACGAAGAGAACTACCGGATCTGTGAATTGGCCCAGGAGTATTTCACGGCCCAGAACCTGGTCGTGCGGTTGAACGAAAGGAGCCATGCCAGGCGTTTCCATCACCTCGGGGCCCTGGTGGTCGAGCCGAGTACAGCGGTGGTCAATCTGCTGGATCAATTTGTCCGATCGCCCTCTGCCGCCACGCTGCTGCTCGGCCTCGAAAAGGGACGGGAAGTGATCGAATTCGAACTGCGCAATCCCGACCTTGATGGGTTTGCCGTGCGCGATTTGCTTCTGCCCCTGGATATTCATATCATTTCAATCCGGCGGCATGGGGAATTGATCGTCTGCGGCGGATTCACCCAACTGCAGGTTGGCGACTGGCTGACCGTGGTGGGGTCCAGACCGAGCCTCGAACAGATGATGCTGCAGTTCGGGGAGAATCGTGACCACGCCGTATTGAGTATGGTTGGCCGCGCAGTGCCAAAGCAGATGGTGTTTAAGCGGCTGGAGAAGGAGGTCCGGGAGATCTCCTGCGGCGGAGAGGGCGATTTGTGCAAGGTGCGCTACCGCCAGGCATTGGATAACAGCTCGATTCTCGATTTCAATGACCCCATGCACGTGGATTCGTTTTTCCGGCGTGCGGCAGAGGCGTTGTCCGAGTCGCTCGGCGTCTCATCCGACACCGTCTATGGATTGCTTGTGGAAAGGGAAAAGGAGAGCAGCACTGCCTTGCGGCCGGACCTTGCGATTCCGCATATCATCATCGAGGGGACCGGAACGTTTCATATCCTGCTGGCGCGCTGCAAAGCCGGTATCTATTTCTCAGAACTGGCGCCCCGCGTCACGGCGGTTGTCGTACTGGCGGGCACGCGGGACCAGCGTAATCAACACCTGTTCGCCCTTTCGACCATCGCCAAGCAGGTCCAGCAGCCCCAATTCCAGGAGCGGTGGCTGCGGGCCAGGAACATCTGGGCGCTGCGCAATATCGTACAGGTGTAG
- a CDS encoding DUF3786 domain-containing protein, translating into MARVDDFQQARDLAALELANQKLAEIADRSGFETIGIDKLRIPFLDRVYTVSYPEFAFRDAYEASAEVPLQEQVLVLHYLLGCQPRLTGQWVAYREIPGAGFYYGPFVKRAIDPLKKVFGQNIAAFQKAAGKLGGTPIDAGPAAFQLDVLPYAPIQIFVWEGDDEFPAEANILFDASIGDYLSPEDAAWLGSLPIYRLMALGR; encoded by the coding sequence ATGGCACGAGTCGATGATTTTCAACAAGCCCGGGACCTGGCCGCGCTGGAACTGGCCAATCAGAAGTTAGCCGAAATCGCCGACCGATCAGGATTTGAAACGATCGGAATCGATAAGTTGCGCATCCCTTTTCTGGATCGCGTCTACACCGTCTCCTATCCGGAATTTGCTTTCCGCGATGCATACGAAGCGTCGGCTGAAGTACCGCTCCAGGAACAAGTGCTGGTGCTTCATTACCTGCTGGGGTGCCAACCCAGGCTCACCGGCCAGTGGGTGGCCTACCGCGAAATCCCCGGGGCCGGATTCTACTATGGTCCGTTTGTCAAGCGCGCCATCGATCCGCTCAAAAAGGTATTCGGCCAGAACATTGCGGCATTTCAAAAAGCCGCCGGCAAACTCGGGGGCACGCCGATCGATGCCGGACCGGCCGCTTTTCAACTGGACGTGCTGCCCTACGCTCCGATTCAAATCTTCGTATGGGAAGGCGACGACGAATTCCCGGCGGAAGCCAATATTCTATTCGATGCGTCGATCGGGGACTACCTCTCACCGGAAGATGCTGCGTGGTTGGGCAGCCTGCCGATCTATCGCCTGATGGCCCTCGGGCGCTGA
- a CDS encoding rhodanese-like domain-containing protein, giving the protein MKKIILHRFLYETLMVVAIAVVLAAGSYLLRPEVLPLVATSPPAPSGNIDMDLFKVIDFEQARRMHEANEALFADARPLIAYEVGHIEGAIHLDPYAFDQWADRLMAGTAPDQVIITYCDGPQCTLARELAEKLTWLGFERVYYLVDGWGLWQAHGLPVSSLISSP; this is encoded by the coding sequence ATGAAAAAAATAATCTTGCACCGGTTTTTATATGAGACCCTGATGGTGGTGGCCATCGCCGTTGTGCTCGCGGCCGGCAGTTATCTGTTGCGGCCGGAAGTGCTGCCGCTGGTGGCCACTTCGCCGCCGGCGCCTTCCGGCAATATCGACATGGATCTGTTCAAAGTCATCGATTTCGAACAGGCCCGGCGGATGCATGAAGCCAACGAGGCCCTGTTTGCCGATGCGCGCCCGTTGATCGCCTACGAGGTCGGCCATATCGAGGGCGCCATACATCTCGATCCCTACGCTTTCGATCAGTGGGCCGATAGGCTGATGGCCGGCACGGCGCCCGATCAGGTGATCATCACCTACTGCGACGGTCCGCAGTGCACGCTCGCCCGTGAACTGGCCGAAAAGCTGACCTGGCTGGGGTTTGAACGCGTCTACTACCTGGTGGACGGCTGGGGATTGTGGCAGGCACACGGCCTTCCGGTTTCCAGTTTGATCTCGTCCCCGTAA
- the aroF gene encoding 3-deoxy-7-phosphoheptulonate synthase yields the protein MIVVLKRDASDEEKGRIRAALYEKGCVVRELDTAGQSVIGAIGRGDLDPKHLTAMAGVSEVIPINGKFKLVSRQWHPHDSQVKVGPIAIGGHRVAIIAGPCAVESAAQALTIARDVKRYGAAIFRGGAYKPRTSPYSFQGLEEEGLKILARVREETGLPVVTEITSPGQAELMRQYVDMVQVGARNMQNYELLKCVGRLGMPVLLKRGLASTIEEWLMSAEYILAEGNDNVVLCERGIRTYEPYTRNTLDLSAIPVLKKLTHLPVVVDPSHATGIREKVAPMARAAVAAGADGLMVEVHHDPDHALSDGPQSLYPEQFGQLTRDIYVIAPVVGKQLDFDSVEKAGRNGKSADTDPAMVAYLGEPGSFSHMACRQYLGDDIKMAPQPAFRSIFEAVRCGHAHYGVVPLENALTGSIHENYDLLLEYDLKIVGELYLRIIHHLIASKKTPLDQVTHVLASEPAINQCRQFLERYPHWQITHMNSTTSAVGRLKQIERSGYAAIGSRDAADIYGMSVIASGIETNPRNYTRFVIIGKTPLSERPKTKSSIVFSTVNQPGALIEVMKVFAENRINLVKLESRPIHGKPWQYMFYADVEADIEADPYREALANIAAKTDFLKILGGY from the coding sequence ATGATTGTGGTATTGAAGCGCGATGCCAGTGACGAGGAGAAGGGTCGCATCCGGGCCGCATTGTATGAAAAAGGGTGCGTGGTGCGGGAGTTGGACACGGCCGGTCAGAGCGTGATCGGCGCCATCGGCCGGGGAGACCTGGACCCCAAGCATCTGACCGCCATGGCCGGTGTGTCCGAAGTGATTCCCATCAATGGAAAATTCAAGCTGGTGAGCCGCCAGTGGCATCCCCACGACAGCCAAGTGAAGGTGGGGCCGATCGCCATCGGCGGTCACCGCGTGGCAATCATCGCCGGCCCGTGTGCGGTGGAGAGTGCGGCGCAAGCCCTGACCATCGCCCGTGACGTCAAGCGTTACGGCGCTGCCATATTCCGGGGAGGGGCCTACAAACCGCGCACCTCGCCCTATTCGTTCCAGGGGCTGGAAGAGGAGGGTCTCAAGATCCTGGCCCGGGTGCGCGAGGAGACCGGCCTGCCGGTGGTTACCGAAATCACCTCGCCCGGCCAGGCTGAACTGATGCGGCAATATGTCGACATGGTTCAGGTCGGCGCACGCAACATGCAAAACTACGAACTGCTCAAATGCGTCGGCCGATTGGGCATGCCGGTGTTGCTCAAACGGGGGCTGGCTTCGACCATCGAGGAGTGGCTCATGTCCGCCGAATACATACTGGCCGAGGGCAACGACAACGTGGTGCTGTGCGAACGCGGCATCCGCACCTACGAGCCATATACCCGCAACACCCTGGATCTGTCGGCCATTCCAGTGTTGAAAAAATTGACCCATCTGCCGGTGGTCGTGGACCCGAGCCACGCCACCGGTATTCGTGAAAAGGTGGCCCCCATGGCCCGCGCGGCAGTAGCCGCCGGTGCCGACGGCTTGATGGTGGAGGTGCACCACGATCCGGATCACGCCCTTTCCGACGGCCCCCAGAGCCTCTACCCGGAGCAGTTCGGTCAACTAACCCGCGATATTTACGTGATCGCTCCCGTAGTCGGCAAGCAGCTCGATTTCGACTCCGTGGAAAAAGCCGGCCGCAATGGTAAAAGTGCCGATACCGACCCGGCCATGGTCGCCTATTTAGGCGAACCGGGCAGTTTCAGCCACATGGCCTGCCGCCAGTACCTGGGCGACGACATCAAAATGGCTCCCCAACCCGCCTTTCGATCCATCTTCGAAGCCGTTCGCTGCGGCCACGCCCACTATGGCGTGGTTCCTCTGGAAAACGCGCTGACCGGCAGCATTCATGAAAATTACGACCTGCTGCTCGAATACGACCTGAAGATCGTCGGAGAACTCTACCTGCGCATCATCCATCATCTCATCGCCTCAAAAAAGACGCCGCTGGACCAGGTGACGCACGTGCTGGCGAGCGAGCCGGCAATCAACCAGTGCCGCCAGTTCCTGGAGCGCTACCCCCACTGGCAGATCACCCACATGAACTCCACCACCAGCGCGGTGGGCCGCTTGAAGCAGATCGAGCGGAGCGGCTATGCCGCCATCGGCAGCCGCGACGCCGCCGACATCTACGGCATGTCCGTGATCGCATCAGGGATCGAAACAAACCCTCGCAATTACACCCGTTTTGTGATAATAGGCAAAACACCCCTTTCCGAAAGACCCAAAACCAAATCGTCCATTGTGTTTTCAACCGTGAATCAACCCGGCGCCCTGATCGAGGTCATGAAGGTGTTTGCCGAGAACCGGATCAATCTGGTCAAGCTGGAATCGCGGCCGATTCATGGCAAGCCATGGCAGTATATGTTCTATGCCGATGTTGAAGCCGACATCGAGGCCGACCCGTATCGAGAGGCCTTGGCGAACATTGCCGCCAAAACCGATTTTCTCAAAATTTTAGGCGGATACTAA
- a CDS encoding PilZ domain-containing protein: MSQDEKRLYPRLALNIEDGYFGHFTLPNQDRVAALIVNLSAGGINIAVAESQSHKLKEEDILELQQIAGGTSFSFLKQLRAEVRWMKSLDMPGYVSVGCRFVDLAEELRDQLSRFVTSERMARGQYD, from the coding sequence ATGTCCCAGGATGAAAAAAGGCTTTACCCACGGCTGGCCCTGAACATCGAGGACGGTTATTTCGGTCATTTCACGCTTCCCAACCAGGACCGGGTTGCCGCTTTGATCGTCAACCTGAGTGCCGGGGGCATCAACATCGCGGTTGCCGAATCCCAAAGCCACAAACTGAAGGAAGAAGACATCCTGGAACTGCAGCAAATCGCGGGCGGCACATCCTTCTCCTTCTTGAAGCAACTCCGGGCCGAAGTGCGATGGATGAAGTCATTGGATATGCCGGGATATGTATCGGTGGGGTGCCGCTTCGTCGATCTCGCCGAGGAGTTGCGTGATCAGTTGAGCCGATTCGTGACCTCTGAAAGAATGGCCCGGGGGCAATACGATTGA
- a CDS encoding FmdB family zinc ribbon protein, whose amino-acid sequence MPIYEITCTACGYSGEVIALNAGGPLACPSCGSTDTRKLMSATSSMTGKSSPTFPGTGDTACCGKRPSEASCAGPGSCCGKTF is encoded by the coding sequence ATGCCGATTTACGAGATTACATGTACCGCATGCGGTTATTCGGGAGAAGTGATTGCGCTCAATGCCGGCGGTCCGCTGGCATGTCCGTCGTGCGGCAGCACCGATACCCGCAAGCTCATGTCCGCCACCAGCAGCATGACCGGCAAATCTTCGCCAACCTTTCCCGGCACGGGAGATACGGCCTGCTGCGGAAAGCGTCCGTCTGAAGCGTCGTGCGCAGGACCGGGTTCGTGCTGCGGGAAAACGTTTTGA
- a CDS encoding iron-sulfur cluster assembly scaffold protein, with protein MTTSLDHRDADALHDAGPDCEQFQRHARFPQHLGILAAADGRATGVGSCGDAIEMTIRLDGETIADIGHRPNGCAYTVACASAVSMLAHGRSIDEALRLQPEDVENELGGLPEDHRHCARLAVNTLGEAIADAYRTMMR; from the coding sequence ATGACAACTTCATTGGATCACAGGGACGCAGACGCGCTTCACGATGCCGGACCGGATTGCGAACAGTTCCAGCGGCATGCCCGTTTTCCCCAACACCTTGGCATCCTGGCGGCCGCCGATGGCCGGGCGACCGGTGTCGGCAGCTGCGGTGATGCCATCGAGATGACCATCCGTCTCGATGGCGAAACCATTGCGGACATCGGCCACCGTCCCAACGGCTGTGCCTACACTGTGGCGTGTGCCAGCGCCGTGAGCATGCTGGCCCATGGCCGGAGCATCGACGAGGCGCTGCGGTTACAACCGGAAGATGTGGAGAATGAACTGGGAGGACTGCCCGAGGATCATCGTCATTGTGCCAGACTGGCGGTCAATACCCTCGGAGAAGCCATCGCCGACGCGTATCGGACGATGATGCGGTAA